The Anopheles bellator unplaced genomic scaffold, idAnoBellAS_SP24_06.2 scaffold02520_ctg1, whole genome shotgun sequence DNA window ACACTAAACTCCCGCCGACGGAATGTTGCGCCCAGAGCGGATGCTTACCTGTCCACCGAAGCCTCCTCCGAtaccagcaccgccaccaccaccgtagtACTTGTACGGGATGTGCTTCACCTCGCTGACGAATCCGTGGTGCTCGTAGGCCATCACTGCACCGAGCAGCGCCAAAGCAACGACCGCAAGCTTCTGCATGAtgttggctggttggcttcCTATGGTACTGTGGAACGGTTGCTAGTTGAATGATGTAGTTCTGACCGACCCGCCGT harbors:
- the LOC131214801 gene encoding uncharacterized protein LOC131214801, which codes for MQKLAVVALALLGAVMAYEHHGFVSEVKHIPYKYYGGGGGAGIGGGFGGQGGGFEGGFGGGIGGGIGGGIGGGIGGYEGKDFYAYPKYKFEYGVKDY